Below is a genomic region from Triticum dicoccoides isolate Atlit2015 ecotype Zavitan chromosome 5A, WEW_v2.0, whole genome shotgun sequence.
atggcaactgcagttgagcaaacatggcaactgtagttgtccaacatgacaaccgtagttcagcgacatggcaactgcacttaaacgaacatggacgagggtccggCCCTTGGCAACTGCGGGGCGCGCGGTAAAGTGTCACGTGGGGCGTGCGGGAccacgaggtacgaggcctgacataccgggcgtgtgggcgttatctatttcgcccacacgcacgcgtgtaagAGGGACCGGGAGTGAAAAAAAGGGTGTGTGTGCGCTAATTATTTTGCCCACACACAGACGTGTGGGCTGGTCCTCTTAGGCACCACACAGAACGTGTGGGCAAATTCCTTAACGCTcatacgtgtggcagttatcggtgtCCTTTATTTTTAAGTTTATTATTCAATGTGTAGATAATAATCGTGCACCTTTTAAATTTCCTAAATAATAAGTGCCATAAGTGTGACGCTGTTTTAAATTATCAGTGGCCCTATGATGTGAATCCATTATATTTCTTCATAAATAAAAGTATACAAATCTAAGACTGTTTTGCACAAGTTGTGATTTCGCGGCGGTTGCGCTCCTTGACGAGCTCGTGCGCGAACTGTTCCAGCTTCTCGGCGTTGGTCTGCTCCGCCAGCTTCTTCCCGCGGAACAGCACCGACTCCATGTTCTTCTGCGACAGCATctcctccgccgccaccgcgcATCGGCTCCCCCGCGGCGACCCGATCGCCTGAAGAAACTCAAGTGACATCGATCATTAGGTTAGCCATAGTGGGAATAACTTAGATAGTAACTTAACACACCCCAAAACAATTTTGTTTATGTAAcaagtatttaatgaggagagaggtgcttgaagtaacataatatgttactgtaacataacgctttccaaggtaaaatgagtctataagGCAATAAATGAAAcaatctatgacactactactaaaATACTTTATAGTATGGAGATAGTAACTTAGATTAGtgacatatgcatgacactagtataagttactccccactatgaccagcctaagtttTATTACGACAGTAACACTAGCTAGTAGTTGGTCTGGGAGTGGCACTGACCTGGATGCGGGTGTAGTTGCTTGTCCGGCTATGTCCGAACGCCATGGCCACTGCTTGATCCACCTGCCGCATACATGTCGGCAGAGTTAGGGCAGGATGCATGCAAGATAGGACTACGATGGTACTGAATTCTAGTGCGTATATGTTATCGTACCATGTCGGACACGCCCTCGGCGGCGATCCTGACGATGTCGGAAGTCGAGGCGCCCTCGCCGCTGCCGATGGAGATGACCAGCAGGTTCTCCACGCCGGAGGCCAGCGGGAACTCGCGCTTGTTGTTGAGCACGTGCGTGATGGCCGCCGCCGTGGGGTTGCCGAGCGCCACGCCGCCGCCCACGGCCACGATGCGGGTAGACCCGTCGCACGACCGCACCTCCACCGCAGATGACGAGCGGCCCGACCCGGCACACGTGGCGGCGCACACGTCGCGCAGGCGGAAGTCGTACGCCGGCGTCTCGACGGCGTCGGCTCGGGAGAAGAGGAACGGGGCCCCCGTGGCCAGGTCGTAGCACGGGACGAGCACCGGCCGCGCCGTGTCCCGGAGCGTGAGCTCGCCGAACACTTTGCGGAACGCGGCGCCGCCGGCCGGGCGCCGGAGTAGCGCGCGGAGGCTCCCGGACGAGGAGGACCAGCCGCGGCGGAGGCTGCGCACGAGGAACGCGAGCGCGTCCTCGGCGGAGTAGAGCGGCCGAGCGTCGTCCTTGCCGCGCGCCACCAGCATGGCCGCCAGCACGCCGCCGGAGCCAGAGCCCGCGGCCACGTCGAAGAAGTCCGCCAGACGCGCCTTGGGGTCCCCAGTGCGCCGCCTCAGCGACGCCTCCAGCCTCACCAGCGCCGCGCCGGCGAGCAGCCCGTCGGCGGCGCGCCCACCGCCGTCTATCGACAAGATGCACACCTTCCCGGCCTGCGCCCGCGGGGGCGTCGCCTTCCCGACCACCGCCGCGGACGCCGGTGTGAGAGGCGAGCCACCGGCGAAGAGAAGGTTGGGGTCGTCGTAGCCGAACAGGAACTTGCTCTCGAGGATGGAGAAGATCTCGTAGGTGAGCTTGTCCACGTCCATGGAGGCGGGTGGCCCCACTTGAGCCGCTTCCATCCTCTGGTCGACGCCGGCCGGAGCGCGCGCGCCAAGCTGAGAGTAGGGGTTCTGCGTTCTGCTGTGTGCGCACGGGGCCGGGTGTGGAGAGCAGAGCACCGAGCAGTTGCCGGCTTTTTATAGCTGCGGGAAGGTAGACGGAGGCGTGGGTTCGTGGCGTTGACTCGTCCGACCGGTTGTGGCGCGAGCCGAGACCGCGCACCAGTAAATATAATATACTTTTGGACTCAACTATAAATCCCACGTCAGATTTTTTACCATGACAAACCAAACGTTTTCTTATGACAATTAATATTTATCGCTAAATTTGTCATCCTTGCGCCAATATAAAATGCCGTAAAAAATATTCAATTTGCCATGCATAAAAATCTAATGTCAGATTTTATTACCATATACTTTTTCGGTTTTGCCAAACCACATCCATCCGTGCTACTTTTCTAATacaataatttattttcttatttatATAATATGTAGAGTAATGAGGAATttcacttatactccctccatctggGTTTATTAGGCCCCTTGTATTTTAGGTCAAACATTAATGATCTATTTGAATACAAAATATATAAAGCATGTGCTCCAAACAGTATATTATCGGATTTGTATTTGAGCTTTCTGCGGtataatttgtgcatagtttacatTTTATTACTTAATTTCATTGTTTAAGAATTCATCAATTAATCAGTTAGTGAGCTAGTTAATTGCTACTTATAGGGTGACCGAATCGAATAGCAGTTATTTGTCGCGTTAACTTATCCGGCCGATTAACTGACATGTCAAACTGATTAATTGGTTATCAGGCCTTGAAAGGCTTAAAGAAGGGGAACGTGAGCTAACCGTGGTCTGGCGTTGGTAGTGCTCCGCCTCCAAAACGATTGAGCAAGTTATCTGATCCCACGAGGCTTCGATAATGTCTCTGAGTTTGGACACTTGGATCCACCTAGCTCTTCACTTGCTGAGGTGGTTGTagacctgggtggaggtcatctccCGGCCACAGAACTCAAACACATatgagctcacacatcttgttaagcACGAACGTGGGCATGAATGACTGCCACTTCTTGTCGTTCCCCCTACCATCCTTCGTTGCCTTTGTGGCTGCCGTTTGtgtagtggcagcagcagcagcatcatttGGCACAACGACCACAAATGTTGTAGGCACAAAAGGAAGACCCATGCCTGAAACCTTGAATAGATCTGAATCAAGAGGCATCTGGTCCTCGATCAGGGGCTGGGAATCCTCGATATAGGACAGAGGGAACCGACTCTCGGACAGGACAATGGCCGGACTAACCTCTTTGCATTTGCGTGGTCATATCCTACAATCATAGCAGACACATGGACAGTAAGCATAGCACACACTACCAGACCATCTAGCTCAACACAACACGATACGACTAGCATACATCAAAAAATATTCTACCAATCCATCACAACTAGCTACTGATCCATTGTATTCAACACTACGATACAACCCTAGCATGCTACAAATCCATCACCAATAGCTACCAAAAACATCACAATCACATAGATCGGCAGTGTACAATGCTACCATAGATCAAACCCTACCACATGTTCTCATATCAAGCCCTACCGCATGCTCTCAGACCTAGCTACAAGGAGTACATGGAAGGGGTTGATTAAACTCGCAGAGGCCATCGCTGTAGCTCAAGGGAGACACAAAACATGTTGGAGAAGAGGAGGACAtgagtcgccgccgtcgccgtggACCGCCGGCCGGAGAAGAAGCGTCGCTTACCTGCTCGTCGGTGCATATGCGCGTTGGAGGAAAAGTCGAAAGAGGGGAGAATAGTGGCGAGAGTTTTAGCGGTGAGGCAAAGGGGGCTATATAGGGCGACCAAATTGGCGGGAGGTAACCCGAAATCCTCCCGCAGATTTTTCGGGCGCGTGAGCTCGCGTCATCTCCGTGGTTGTATGAGCACTGCGCCGCGTTCCCCTCACCTGCTTCGGTCAACCAAACAACTCATTTTTTTTCGTGTAGGTGTGGTTGGACCtcttgcgggcaaccaaacaccttACTGTAGTTGTTGCAGGTGCTCTTGCTGGACAGATTTTGTGCCGCAACGACAATAAGATGATCGAGTAGCGCGATCGTGATTGATCATGCATGCGCGGAGCAGTTGCTTGCCGGCTCCAACGATTCCCGGCCCGGCGGACCGACCGGATCAGCGGCCGTCAGCCAGAAAAAAACAGCTTATAGCAAAACGCCAAGCTCGCTAGGTCCCCGGCGTGACAGACAGTGCGTGAATTAGCGTACGAACGAGGCACACGGGTCGGAGATGCGCTAGCCGCAGCTGATCGCCGACGCAGAGGGGCCGGCGCGCGGCGCCGCGCGTGCCGGGGCGGGCGCAGGGGCCCTGCCGAAGCAGTACGAACGTGAGACGTATCATCCGGACGCATCGGCGCCCCGCCGGGCGCGCGCGGGGCGCTGGCACCGCATGCATGTGCGCACCAGGCCGCCCGGGGTATGCGCCTCACCTGGCGCGTATACTATACTCATCGATCTGGATCTCCCTCGCGACGTACGTACCGCGGCTGACAGTGGCAGTATAATTAAGCCTTTTTTGTTCCCGTGTCTCCTCTCCACGACCACGATCGATCGTCGGCCGTGGCGGGATGCTCCCCACGTCGTGCTGTCCGGGCCGACGGTATCATATGGCGCCGCGCGTGCGTGCGTGCCTT
It encodes:
- the LOC119303424 gene encoding patatin-like protein 3; translated protein: MEAAQVGPPASMDVDKLTYEIFSILESKFLFGYDDPNLLFAGGSPLTPASAAVVGKATPPRAQAGKVCILSIDGGGRAADGLLAGAALVRLEASLRRRTGDPKARLADFFDVAAGSGSGGVLAAMLVARGKDDARPLYSAEDALAFLVRSLRRGWSSSSGSLRALLRRPAGGAAFRKVFGELTLRDTARPVLVPCYDLATGAPFLFSRADAVETPAYDFRLRDVCAATCAGSGRSSSAVEVRSCDGSTRIVAVGGGVALGNPTAAAITHVLNNKREFPLASGVENLLVISIGSGEGASTSDIVRIAAEGVSDMVDQAVAMAFGHSRTSNYTRIQAIGSPRGSRCAVAAEEMLSQKNMESVLFRGKKLAEQTNAEKLEQFAHELVKERNRREITTCAKQS